The Thermodesulfovibrio thiophilus DSM 17215 nucleotide sequence TGTGTTAAGGGCAGGAGCTCTTCCTGCGCCTGTAAAGCTTATTCAGAATGTAACTGTTGGACCTACTCTTGGAAAAGACTCAATTGAGGCTGGCAAAATGGCTGTGATAATTGCAGCTTTGTTTGTTGCTTTGTTTATGATTTTTTATTATCGGCTGAGTGGTTTAATTGCTGATCTTGCGTTGGTATTGAATATTATTCTACTCATTGGTGCTCTTGCTGCATTAAATGCAACACTTACCCTGCCAGGTATTGCAGGAATAGCTCTGGCTATAGGAATGGCTGTGGACTCAAATGTTTTAATGTTTGAAAGAATACGAGAGGAACTCAGACTTGGCAAAACTCCGAAAGCTTCTATTGAATCTGGATATAAAAAGGCTTTCTGGACTATTTTTGACTCTCATATAACAACGCTTATTACGGCAGCGGTACTTTTTCATTTTGGTTCCGGTCCTATAAAAGGTTTTGCTGTAACCCTGACTCTTGGTGTTGCAATAAATCTTTTTACAGCTCTGATAGGTACAAAAACTGTTTTTGACTTTATTTATATTGGAAAGGAGCGTAAGAGCCTGAGTATATGATACATTTTCTTGGCAAAACAAATATTGATTTTTTAGGTAAAAAATATTTCGCCCTGATTTTCTCATGTGCAATGATAGTTCTTGGATTAGTTGCAATCTTTCATATTCATGCTGGCAATGCAAATCTAGGAGTTGACTTTGCTGGTGGATTAGGCCTGCAGGTGAGATTCTCACAGCCTGTAACACTTGCCGAAGTAAGAGAAGTTCTTGATCAGGTGCAAATAAAAGATGCTGATATACAGGAGCTTCCAACAGAAAAGAAGATTCTAATAAAGCTAAAGAAGCAAGAGGAAGGAGCTCAGGATACAATCGAAAAAGCATTGAAGGACAGTCTTGTAACTAAAGAGCCAATTATTGAATCAGTGACTGCAATAGGACCAAAAATTGGAGAACGTACAAAGAGGGATGCATTACTTGCAATTCTGGCTGCAACTCTTGGAATTCTTCTTTACATTGCTATAAGATTCAGGTTTCATTTTGCCATAGGCGCTACAATTGCAACATTTCATGATGTTATGGCTTTACTTGGAATTTTCTATCTTCTTGACAAGGAAATCAACCTGATATTTATAAGTGCTCTTTTAACAATTGCGGGTTATTCTCTTACTGATACAGTCGTTGTTTTTGATAGAATCCGTGAAAATCTTGGCAAAGTTGCAAAAGGCAATGTAACACTCGAGGCATTGATGAATAAGAGCATCAATGAGGTATTATCACGAACAATTATAACGTCTCTTACAACTTTTATTTCAGCTTTAGCTTTATTTTTCTTTGGAGGAGAGGTATTGCACGATTTTGCACTTGCTATGATGCTCGGCATAATCATTGGAACATACTCATCAATATTTATAGCAAGTCCTGTGGTGCTTTTGATTGGTAAAAACTCTCTGATCAAGAGATAAAATGCAGTACAGTGAATGGGTTGTTGTTAAGACAAATCAAGAATATCTTCAGTATATATCGCAGTCCTTAAACATATCTCTGCCACTTGCACAGGTTCTTGTATCAAGAGGACTTAAAGACATTGATGAAATTTATTCATTTCTTAATCCTTCAATCGATAGAATTGACCCATTTGAAATTTCCGGGATTTATGATGCTGTAAAAATAATAAATCAAGCCATATCTAACGGAGTTAAGATTCTCATTAATGGGGATTATGACGCTGATGGACTGACATCAACAGCAATTCTGTATGATACTTTGCATAAAATGGGAGCTCAGGTTTTTTATCACATTCCACATAGAATTCATCACGGATACGGTTTGAGCACTGCGAGCATTGAAAAAGCCAGAAAAATGGGAGCAAAGCTGATTATAACTGTTGACTGTGGAATAAAAGATTTCGATACTATTCAGTATGCGAAAAAAGAAGGAATTGATGTAATTATTACTGATCACCATGAACCTTTAAGAGTAAATGGAGAGTTAATTTTACCTGATGCTCTCTTTATAGTAAATCCAAAAATCGATGAAAATTTGTACTATCAATGCCTTGCAGGAGTTGGGGTTGCTTTTATGCTTGCCATGGCATTAAACAGAGACAATGCAATGGAGTATCTTGACCTTGTAACACTCGGAACTTATGCTGATATGGTACCTCTTAATACTACTAATCGAGCATTAATAAAGCATGGCTGGGGACTTATCGAAACTCCTGTCAGACCATCTATAAAGAGGTTAAAAGATATAACAGGTGTAAACTCAAACAGCCTTAAAGGATTTCATCTTAGCTTTTATCTTATTCCAAGAATTAATGCACCTGGAAGGATTGATCATGCTCAGGATGTTGTCAAATTTTTAATTTCAGAACAATCGGATGAGATTGAAAAGCTCGGTCAATGGTTAAACCAGATAAATTCTTTAAGACAGAAAACAGAAGAAAAAATTATGCAGGAAGTTGAAGAAAAGCTTACAAAAGAATTTAATGACGAACCAGTAATTGTTTTATGGGGGGATTGGCATCCTGGAGTTGCTGGAACAGTGGCAAGTAAACTTCTTGAAAGATTCAACAGGCCTGTGTTCATTTTTTCTGTTCAGAATGAAAAAGCGAAAGGTTCAGCTCGAAGCCCGGCAAATGTTAATCTTCAGGAACTTCTGATTAACAGCAAAGATTTACTCGTAAGATTCGGTGGACATAAACAGGCAGCAGGTATGACACTTTTAAAAGAAAACCTTACAAAGTTTAAAGAAAAAGTTTGCAGTATTATCAGGGATCAGGTTTTGGACGATAAAAATATTCTCTGTCTTGATGCAGCTGTTAGCCTTTCAGAAATAAATCAAAAAGTAACTGAAGAAATAAAACTTCTTGAACCTTTTGGAGAAGGAAATCGAGAACCTGTTTTTGGAGCAAAAGATCTAACTGTGGTAAATTTAAGGAAAGTGGGTAATAATCATCTTAAAATGTTTTTGAGACAGAATGGTAGTACTGTCTCAAGCATAGGATTTGATATGGGAGAAGAAAATGTCCTTGAAGGATGCCTTGTTGATGCTGCTTTTACTCCCACTATGAATGAGTGGGAGGGCATGAAAACGTTACAGCTTCATCTTAAAGCATTACGAAGGTCACAGGGATGAGATTTACAGTAACTGATCTTTTGAATAAAAAGCAGCAAAAGCAAAAAATTACAATGCTCACAGCCTATGATTATCCCTTTGCTCATCTTGTTGATGAAGCTGGAATAGATATGATTCTTGTGGGTGATTCTCTTTCAATGGTTGTTCAGGGAAATGATACAACACTGCCTGTAACAATGAAAGAAATGATTTATCATACAAAAATTGTAGCTCGATCAACAAAAAGAGCTATGATTGTTGCTGATATGCCTTTTATGTCATATCAAATCAGAGTTGATAAAGCAGTTGAAAATGCCGGCAGGTTAATTAAAGAGGCAGGTGCTCATGCTGTTAAAATTGAAGGAGGAAGAGAAATCTTACAGCATGTAAAAGCAATTACAGAGGCTGAAATTCCTGTTGTGGGACACATAGGATTAACTCCACAAGCTGTGTTGAGAATGGGTGGATATAAGCTTCAGGGCAAAACAGATGAGCAGGCAAATAGAATAAAGGACGATGCTTTAATATTACAGGAGGCCGGAGCAATAGCAGTTGTATTAGAGGTTATTCCGTCAAAATTAGCAAAAGAAATCACAGAGACACTTCAAATTCCTACCATTGGTATTGGCGCAGGTCCTTATTGTGATGGTCAGGTTCTGGTAATTCATGATTTGCTTGGTTTGTTTGAAAAATTCACACCTAAGTTTGTGAAAAAATATGCAAACATAAGAGGAGATATTTTACAGGCGCTAAAACAGTATAAAGAAGAGGTTGAAAGAGGAGAATTTCCCGATAAGGAGCATTCATTTTAAGGAGGCAAAGCATGCTTGAACCTGATAAACAATTAGAAATCATCAAAAGAGGAACTGTTGAGATAATCCTTGAGGAGGATTTAAAAAAGAAGCTTGAACGCTCATATAAAGAGAACAAGTCTTTAAAAATAAAAGTGGGTTTTGATCCTACAGCTCCAGATATTCATCTTGGGCACACTGTGCTACTTGAGAAGATGAGGCAGTTTCAGGAACTTGGACACAAAGTGATTTTTTTAATTGGTGATTTTACAGGAATGATTGGAGACCCATCTGGTAAAACTGAAACCAGGAAACCTCTTACAAGGGATGAAGTGTTAAGCAATGCTGAAACTTATAAAGAGCAGGTTTTCAAAATCCTTGATTCAGAAAAGACAGTAATAATGTTTAACAGCGAGTGGTTTGGTAGTATGTCTGCTCTTGATATGTGCAGACTTGCAGGTTCAGAAACTGTTGCAAGAATGCTTGAAAGGGAGGATTTTAAAAAGCGTTTTCAGGAAGGGAAACCAATCTCAATTTTAGAATTTTTATATCCTTTGCTTCAGTCCTATGATTCTGTTCATTTAAAAGCTGATATCGAGCTTGGAGGCACAGATCAGAAGTTTAATCTTCTTATGGGAAGGCAGCTTATGAAGACATATGGACTGGAAGAGCAGGTGATAATAACAATGCCTCTTCTTGAAGGGCTTGATGGAGTTCATAAAATGTCAAAGAGTCTTGGAAATTATATTGGAATAAATGAATCACCTGATACTATGTTTGGCAAGATAATGTCAATTAATGATGAACTTATGCTTAAATATTATGAACTTTTAAGTCATATATCAATAGAAGAGCTTAATCAACTTAAAAAAGATATAAAAGAAGGCAGAATTAATCCAAGAGACGCAAAAGAGGCTCTCGCAATTGAAATTGTAACGAGATATTACGGTCAGGATAAGGCACAGAAGGCAAAAGAAAACTTTATAAGGCTTTTCAAACAGAAAGAAGTGCCTGAAGATATTCAGGTTGTTGAAATGAAGGCTGAGGAGGACGGAGTCTGGTTGCCAAAAATTCTTAAAGAACAAAGCGTTACAGCAAGTACATCAGAGTCAATAAGACTCATTAAACAGGGTGCTGTAAGAGTGAATGATAAACAGATCTATAATCCTGATATAAAGCTTAAAGCAGGCGAGTATGTTGTAAAGGTTGGCAAAAGAAGATTTTTAAAGATAAAAATTAACTAAAAAACTCCCCGGAGCGGAGCTGTTCCGGGGAGTGCTACAATCTACCTTACAATACTCATAAGGTCATTTAACATATTATCTGTTGTTGTTATTACTCTAACATTTGCCTGATAACCTCTTTGTGCGGCAATCATTCGGACAAATTCTTCTGCAAGGTCAACATTGCTTGCTTCAAGTGAGTTTGAATATACTGTACCAACTCCTACTGTACCGGGTGCTCCATATATTGGGCCACCTGAGCTGTAAGATTCAAGAAATAAATTTTTACCCACTTTTGTGAGATTGGGTGCAGCTACAAATTTGGAAAGAACTACTTGTGCGACTTTTTTTACCTGGCCGTTTGTAAATACACCTGACATTACACCATTCTGATCAACAGTGACGCCTATTAGATTACCTGTAGAATATCCATCTTGAGTTTGAAATACAATAGCATTTGGAGACCCATATTGAGTTGAGTCGGCAAAATTTAAAGTGATATTTTGAGGATTTGTAGCGCCCCATGCAGAAAAATCAAACGATACAGCATTAGCCTGTGTAGAAGTGTCAGGAGTGATACTCTGAAGCGTGCCATTAGAGTTGAACTGCAATTGTATAGGTTGAGTTCCTGCAGTTGCGGTATCAAAATCTATTTCTGTATAGTTTGGCTGATTTGGATTAGTTCCGTCATCATATATAACATGAGCTTCCCATTGATTCGCTGTTGAAGTTTTTACAAAATAGGTATAAACAAGATGTGAGTTTCCAAGACTGTCATATACTGTAATTGCATTTGAATAATTATATGATGAAGAATCTGGCAAATCAGATCCTGAAGTGAAACTCCATGTTTTGGTATCGTCTCTTGAGTCCAGATTTACCTGCATATTTATATTGGTTGTTGCTGAAGGGTTACTCATCAATCCTGCAAGATGAACATCGCTTATGGTACCTGTTAGATTGCCAGACTGGTCCATCTGATATGCCTGAAGCCTGTATCCATTTGGATCAACAACATAGCCATTTTTATCAAGACGAAACTGTCCTGCACGTGTGTAATAGGTGGGACCATTTGTCTGTTTTACAATAAAAAATCCATCTCCATCAATTGCCAGATCAAGAGGATTTGATGTTGACTCTAGAGTTCCCTGTGTGAACAATTTCTGAATATCAACAATCATTGTTCCACGACCAACCTGCATTGCCGATGCGCCACCTAGAGTTTGACTCAGAATGTCTCCGAAGTTAGCTCTACTTCCTTTAAATCCTGGCGTATTTGCATTTGCAATATTATCGCCAATTACTGATAAAGCCACACCATTGGCATTAAGTCCACTTATTCCTGTAAAAAGTGATGTTAGCACGGATTATTCACCTCCTAAGCTTTTATTCCCTGAATTTTATCAATTGTTAGAGTTTTGCTTCCCACATCAACTGAAAGTGTGCCATCCTGATAGCTTATTCCTTTCACTGTAAACTCTTCTGAATCGGTTGTTATAATTGTTTTACCTATAAGATTGGCTCCAAGTGTTAATGCATCTTCATTTGTCTTGGTAGAAATAAAGTTGTTCAAAGTGTCTCCGATATTAACAACTTGTTCTAACGCAGAAAACATTGCAAGCTGACTTACAAACTGTGTATTATCCATTGGATTTAACGGATCCTGATACTTAAGTTGAGCTGTAAGAAGTTTGAGAAATGCTTCTTTGTCAATTGCGTTGTTGCCGGTAGCAGTTGTTTTCTCCTGTGTTGTATAAAGCGGATTGTTAAATATTGATGTTACATCTGACATTTTGCACCTCCTGATTATGCAAAGTATTCAAAAAATTTCTGGTTACCTTTATATTTTTGCTGACTCTGTCCATTATAAGAATCACTGTATCCTCGATGGTCCTTTGTTAAATCAAGCAGAAAGTCAGAAACTTTCACTCCTCTTGATTCAAGGTTGCTTTTTATTTCTGGAATTAATCCTGTAATCATCTCCTTTATGTGAGGATAGTCAACTTTCATATCAGCTTTTATGCCTGAACTGTCCATAGAAATTCGGATTAATATTTTCCCGAGCTCTGGGGGTTCTAATTGGACAGTAATAGATTTCTGCGAAGTGGATACTGATTTAAAAACAATATCTGATAGATTTTGAATATTAGAAACAGAAAGTTCGATTTTTTGAGGATTTTTGGGTGCAGTATTTGAAATATTATGCATGATATTAAGCTGAGATAGAGTATCATTGAAATTTTTTTCATCTGTTTTATGTTGAAGATTTGTCAATGTTTCAACTTTGTCGCTTAAAAATTGCAAAACTCTTGTACTGTTATCAGTCTCATGCCTGGTCGGCAGAGAAACAGAAAATCCTTTATCAAGAGATAACGAATTTTTATCTATATTCATAGAAACCAATTCTTTAGTTGTTTCATTCTTCACGATGGTAGAATTATCTGTAAAAGATTTAGCTGTTATATTAGAGTCTTTCACAATAGGCAACTCTTTCATTACACTGGCGTTTATGGAATTAAAATCCTCACTTACTGGCATTATTTTCATGTTCTGCAGCAATGATGATAACTTTTCCATATTAAGATTACCATTTTGAAATAAACTTAAAAGTTCAGACTTGACATTATCATCAAGTTGTAAAACTCCAGAAAAATTCTGATTGTTCTGTAAAACAAGAGAAAATGGCAATGCTCCAGCAGGTAGTACCATTAAATCATCATTAATGTTTGAATTCTTGCTTTCAAACAGAATCTTTAAAAGTTCATTAAGAAATGCATCAATACCTAAATTCTGGGTAGATGATATATTATTTTGCATATCTGAAATATTCAGTCCGTTTAAATTTAAATTATTCAGTATCATCATATTATGATGAAGAAATATCAATTTCCATACCAGATATCAAAAAGGAACTTTCAGTATTGACAGTGTTTTAAAATATAACTTTTTTATTAGTTCAAAAAATAAAAATTAGTCATTGATAAAGGAAAAAATTTCCTACTTGGAAGACTTTTCTGTTATTAAATTACGAATGCGCAGAAATAATTAGCAGTAAATCTCAGCAAACAAATCACGCATTGACAAACAGATTATATTTTATTACAATACTTTATGAAAAAGAGTGGTAGAAAAGGACTAAAAGATCTACATCAGTCTTGTATAATAGGAAGTGATATACATAAAAATTATACATTAAAAGGAAAATTCTGGATTGAAGGTCATGAAGGCACTTTTCTTGGATATGGGAGAATTGCTTTACTTGAAAGAATTAAACAATACGGATCTATTTCAAAAGCTGCAAAGTCAATGAATATGTCTTACAGACATGCGTGGAGACTTATAACTTCAATGAACAGACAGGCTGGTAAACCATTTATTGAAACTCATGTAGGTGGTAAAGATGGTGGTGGTACAATTTTAACAGAGGCTGGTGAACGAGCAATTGAGCAATTCTGGAGCATTCATAAAAGTTTAAAGAAATTTTTTTCAGAAAAGATTAAAAAGTTTGATGTTTAGATTTTTTTATAATTATCGTTATGTTTAAATAAATATAATGGAGGTGTGGTGTAAGATGAAAAAATTAGTAACAATGCTATTATTTATTTTAATTTTTCTGGTAAGTGGAAGTCTTTATGCCGAACAGAAATGTACAGAAGTGTATGGAAAAGGACTAAATAAAATTTCAGTGGCTACTGGAAGTCCTGGTGAACTCGGACTTTTAAAAGTACTTGGTGAAGAGTTCAGTAAACAAGAAAATGCTACTCTCTGCTGGATAAAAGCTGGCACAGGAGAAGCTTTGAAGCTCTTAAAAGATAAAAAAGTTGATATGGTTATGGTTCACGCTCCTGAGGCTGAAAAAAAGGCTATTAAGGAAGGATGGGCTTCAAATAGAACCCTTATTGGGTCGAATGAACTATATATTGTTGGACCAATCAATGATCCAGCAAGAATTTCAGAAGCTAAGGATGTTATAGAGGCTTACAGGCGTATTAGTAATGCAAAGGCTAAATTTGTTTCAAGGGGAGATAATTCCGGTACTCATAAAAAAGAGATGGAAATATGGCAAAAGGCAGGTATTTCACCACAGGGAGACTGGTACATTATTACAAAGGATTTTATGAGTGCGAGTTTAAAAAGAGCTAATGATGAGAAAGCCTATTTTATGACTGACAGCAGCACCTGGATAATGATGAAAAAGGATTTACCCAATCTAAAAGTCCTTTTCAAAGGAGACAAACTTCTTGTGAATGTTTATCATGCTCTCTGTCAGGGAAATTGTAGCCCTATAGCGAAAAAATTTATAAACTTTCTGGTCTCTGAAAAAGGTCAGAGCATTATAGGAAACTTCGGAAAAGATCAATATGAAGAAGCCTTTTATAATGGTGCCAACTATGCCAGACAATATGAAGAATAAGATAAAATGCCTGCTTAAAAATTACAAAGGAGGAGGGTTAAGATGAAGATTTTTTTAAGCTTATTGTTAGCTGGATTAATTATGTTTGCTGTTAATGCTCAGGCAGCGGAAAATGTAATGATTCTTTCTACAACCACTTCGGTAGAAAATTCAGGATTGTTGAGTTATATTTTACCATCGTTTGAGAAGAAAACTGGCATAAAAGTTAAAGTTGTTGCAAGAGGAACAGGAGCAGCGATAGAGATGGGTAAAAGAGGCGATGCTGATGCTGTTTTTGTTCATGCCAAGGAGCTTGAGCTTCAGGCAGTAAAGGAAGGATGGTTTGTAAATCGTCATGATGTATGCTATAACGACTTTATTATAGTTGGTCCTCCAAATGATCCTGCAAAAGTAAAAGGTTCTCACTCTGCCACTGAAGCATTCAAAAAAATCGCTGCATCCCAAAGTTTTTTTGTTTCAAGGGGAGATAATTCCGGTACTCATGTAAAAGAGTTGAAGCTATGGGAAACTGCTGGTATTAATCCGAAAGGACAAAAATGGTATTTAGAAGCTGGACAGGGAATGGAGAAAACTCTAAGAATTGCAAATGAAAAGCGTGCATATACTCTTTCAGACAGAGGAACATGGCTTGCAATAAGGGATAAACAGGATTTGGCAATCTTGTTTGAAGGTGACCCGGTATTATACAATCAATATGGAGTTATGGCGGTCAATCCAGAGAAACACAAGCATGTTAAATATAACGAAGCAATGCAGTTTATAAACTGGATTATATCAAAAGAAGGACAGGCAGCCATT carries:
- the secF gene encoding protein translocase subunit SecF — translated: MIHFLGKTNIDFLGKKYFALIFSCAMIVLGLVAIFHIHAGNANLGVDFAGGLGLQVRFSQPVTLAEVREVLDQVQIKDADIQELPTEKKILIKLKKQEEGAQDTIEKALKDSLVTKEPIIESVTAIGPKIGERTKRDALLAILAATLGILLYIAIRFRFHFAIGATIATFHDVMALLGIFYLLDKEINLIFISALLTIAGYSLTDTVVVFDRIRENLGKVAKGNVTLEALMNKSINEVLSRTIITSLTTFISALALFFFGGEVLHDFALAMMLGIIIGTYSSIFIASPVVLLIGKNSLIKR
- the recJ gene encoding single-stranded-DNA-specific exonuclease RecJ; the protein is MQYSEWVVVKTNQEYLQYISQSLNISLPLAQVLVSRGLKDIDEIYSFLNPSIDRIDPFEISGIYDAVKIINQAISNGVKILINGDYDADGLTSTAILYDTLHKMGAQVFYHIPHRIHHGYGLSTASIEKARKMGAKLIITVDCGIKDFDTIQYAKKEGIDVIITDHHEPLRVNGELILPDALFIVNPKIDENLYYQCLAGVGVAFMLAMALNRDNAMEYLDLVTLGTYADMVPLNTTNRALIKHGWGLIETPVRPSIKRLKDITGVNSNSLKGFHLSFYLIPRINAPGRIDHAQDVVKFLISEQSDEIEKLGQWLNQINSLRQKTEEKIMQEVEEKLTKEFNDEPVIVLWGDWHPGVAGTVASKLLERFNRPVFIFSVQNEKAKGSARSPANVNLQELLINSKDLLVRFGGHKQAAGMTLLKENLTKFKEKVCSIIRDQVLDDKNILCLDAAVSLSEINQKVTEEIKLLEPFGEGNREPVFGAKDLTVVNLRKVGNNHLKMFLRQNGSTVSSIGFDMGEENVLEGCLVDAAFTPTMNEWEGMKTLQLHLKALRRSQG
- the panB gene encoding 3-methyl-2-oxobutanoate hydroxymethyltransferase — protein: MRFTVTDLLNKKQQKQKITMLTAYDYPFAHLVDEAGIDMILVGDSLSMVVQGNDTTLPVTMKEMIYHTKIVARSTKRAMIVADMPFMSYQIRVDKAVENAGRLIKEAGAHAVKIEGGREILQHVKAITEAEIPVVGHIGLTPQAVLRMGGYKLQGKTDEQANRIKDDALILQEAGAIAVVLEVIPSKLAKEITETLQIPTIGIGAGPYCDGQVLVIHDLLGLFEKFTPKFVKKYANIRGDILQALKQYKEEVERGEFPDKEHSF
- the tyrS gene encoding tyrosine--tRNA ligase encodes the protein MLEPDKQLEIIKRGTVEIILEEDLKKKLERSYKENKSLKIKVGFDPTAPDIHLGHTVLLEKMRQFQELGHKVIFLIGDFTGMIGDPSGKTETRKPLTRDEVLSNAETYKEQVFKILDSEKTVIMFNSEWFGSMSALDMCRLAGSETVARMLEREDFKKRFQEGKPISILEFLYPLLQSYDSVHLKADIELGGTDQKFNLLMGRQLMKTYGLEEQVIITMPLLEGLDGVHKMSKSLGNYIGINESPDTMFGKIMSINDELMLKYYELLSHISIEELNQLKKDIKEGRINPRDAKEALAIEIVTRYYGQDKAQKAKENFIRLFKQKEVPEDIQVVEMKAEEDGVWLPKILKEQSVTASTSESIRLIKQGAVRVNDKQIYNPDIKLKAGEYVVKVGKRRFLKIKIN
- the flgE gene encoding flagellar hook protein FlgE, producing MLTSLFTGISGLNANGVALSVIGDNIANANTPGFKGSRANFGDILSQTLGGASAMQVGRGTMIVDIQKLFTQGTLESTSNPLDLAIDGDGFFIVKQTNGPTYYTRAGQFRLDKNGYVVDPNGYRLQAYQMDQSGNLTGTISDVHLAGLMSNPSATTNINMQVNLDSRDDTKTWSFTSGSDLPDSSSYNYSNAITVYDSLGNSHLVYTYFVKTSTANQWEAHVIYDDGTNPNQPNYTEIDFDTATAGTQPIQLQFNSNGTLQSITPDTSTQANAVSFDFSAWGATNPQNITLNFADSTQYGSPNAIVFQTQDGYSTGNLIGVTVDQNGVMSGVFTNGQVKKVAQVVLSKFVAAPNLTKVGKNLFLESYSSGGPIYGAPGTVGVGTVYSNSLEASNVDLAEEFVRMIAAQRGYQANVRVITTTDNMLNDLMSIVR
- a CDS encoding flagellar hook assembly protein FlgD: MSDVTSIFNNPLYTTQEKTTATGNNAIDKEAFLKLLTAQLKYQDPLNPMDNTQFVSQLAMFSALEQVVNIGDTLNNFISTKTNEDALTLGANLIGKTIITTDSEEFTVKGISYQDGTLSVDVGSKTLTIDKIQGIKA
- a CDS encoding flagellar hook-length control protein FliK, whose protein sequence is MMILNNLNLNGLNISDMQNNISSTQNLGIDAFLNELLKILFESKNSNINDDLMVLPAGALPFSLVLQNNQNFSGVLQLDDNVKSELLSLFQNGNLNMEKLSSLLQNMKIMPVSEDFNSINASVMKELPIVKDSNITAKSFTDNSTIVKNETTKELVSMNIDKNSLSLDKGFSVSLPTRHETDNSTRVLQFLSDKVETLTNLQHKTDEKNFNDTLSQLNIMHNISNTAPKNPQKIELSVSNIQNLSDIVFKSVSTSQKSITVQLEPPELGKILIRISMDSSGIKADMKVDYPHIKEMITGLIPEIKSNLESRGVKVSDFLLDLTKDHRGYSDSYNGQSQQKYKGNQKFFEYFA
- a CDS encoding winged helix-turn-helix domain-containing protein → MKKSGRKGLKDLHQSCIIGSDIHKNYTLKGKFWIEGHEGTFLGYGRIALLERIKQYGSISKAAKSMNMSYRHAWRLITSMNRQAGKPFIETHVGGKDGGGTILTEAGERAIEQFWSIHKSLKKFFSEKIKKFDV
- a CDS encoding substrate-binding domain-containing protein → MKKLVTMLLFILIFLVSGSLYAEQKCTEVYGKGLNKISVATGSPGELGLLKVLGEEFSKQENATLCWIKAGTGEALKLLKDKKVDMVMVHAPEAEKKAIKEGWASNRTLIGSNELYIVGPINDPARISEAKDVIEAYRRISNAKAKFVSRGDNSGTHKKEMEIWQKAGISPQGDWYIITKDFMSASLKRANDEKAYFMTDSSTWIMMKKDLPNLKVLFKGDKLLVNVYHALCQGNCSPIAKKFINFLVSEKGQSIIGNFGKDQYEEAFYNGANYARQYEE
- a CDS encoding substrate-binding domain-containing protein — encoded protein: MKIFLSLLLAGLIMFAVNAQAAENVMILSTTTSVENSGLLSYILPSFEKKTGIKVKVVARGTGAAIEMGKRGDADAVFVHAKELELQAVKEGWFVNRHDVCYNDFIIVGPPNDPAKVKGSHSATEAFKKIAASQSFFVSRGDNSGTHVKELKLWETAGINPKGQKWYLEAGQGMEKTLRIANEKRAYTLSDRGTWLAIRDKQDLAILFEGDPVLYNQYGVMAVNPEKHKHVKYNEAMQFINWIISKEGQAAIASFKDKYGNQLFIPNAK